One window of Triplophysa rosa linkage group LG10, Trosa_1v2, whole genome shotgun sequence genomic DNA carries:
- the pfn4 gene encoding profilin-4 — MNPFPHLLEKCLFDTKRVECAAMIVAKSGEVTAASENFSICPEQAEVFVDAFEHVNVTRQRGLHFKNKLYTCVRADKHSIYSKCEGRGLILVRTTLFVIVATYSQNMYPSICVEAVEKLAEYLRAKDK, encoded by the exons ATGAACCCATTCCCACATTTACTAGAAAAATGTCTCTTTGACACGAAACGTGTGGAATGTGCGGCGATGATCGTGGCTAAAAGTGGTGAAGTAACGGCTGCGTCCGAAAACTTTTCA ATCTGTCCAGAACAAGCGGAGGTGTTCGTTGACGCTTTTGAGCACGTGAATGTAACGAGACAGAGAGGACTtcactttaaaaacaaactcTACACCTGTGTACGGGCTGATAAACACTCAATATACTCCAAATGT GAAGGACGTGGTTTGATATTGGTGAGAACAACACTGTTTGTGATAGTTGCTACATACTCACAGAACATGTATCCCAGTATCTGTGTGGAAGCAGTGGAGAAACTAG CTGAGTATCTACGCGCAAAGGATAAATGA
- the lpin1a gene encoding phosphatidate phosphatase LPIN1 isoform X2, with the protein MNYVGQLAGQVFVQVKELYRGLNPATLSGCIDVIVVRQSDGSLQCSPFHVRFGKMGVLRSREKVVDIEINGEPVSLQMKLGENGEAFFVKETESNEEMVPSHLATSPIISEGSALMQAQMGKGTCRRLSESGSGTSIQTLGPGQASGDSSMMKKRRKRRRKSKMDSMKREDNGEFSEDDDMFQIDLSSEDETKNTGSRAMSHQLFAEQVKGSSSSTTYTTEGNWSGVQRTGMEKTCCLPIPIKTGLSISCPQQTAMFQSTNSPNGSLPSTPKSDSELLKNEGKPDNPEMLWTWGELPHAAKPSFLQAVPEPVVVAPGSIPPSDSTHFRAITRGGMMKSQDNVLHEFVPDLRAVEAACGPSVEVAAISAAAHLITDLEEGRHSPGAHGISKTDSPSKRKDKRSRHLGSDGVYLDDITGLEPDVAALYFPKSDGAALLRGGADLRSANQSPQSVGSSGMDSGVDSFSDQLGDLPHIAISLCGGLTENSEITREEFEERAVSYQEFTDNPSIIDDPNLVVKIGTKYYNWSTAAPMVLAMQVFQKPLPKATVENIMKEKMPKKGGRWWFSWRGRNSNSKSESASDQIECRDHSERTDSVGRLKDDSSSSDDDSSGATQNSVLNQPEALQSSGGHCYRKTLRLSSEQLVSLNLKDGPNDVVFSVTTQYQGTCRCEGTIYLWNWDDKIVISDIDGTITRSDTLGHILPTLGKDWTHQGIARLYHRVSQNGYKFMYCSARAIGMADMTRGYLHWVNERGTMLPMGPVLLSPSSLFSAFHREVIEKKPEKFKIECLTDIKNLFLPNTEPFYAAFGNRATDVYSYKEVGVPLNRIFTVNPKGELVQEHAKTNISSYGRLCEVADHVFPPLTRGNPTDFPCSDTFSQFTFWREQIPEVDKQDQQVESS; encoded by the exons ATGAACTACGTGGGTCAGCTTGCCGGCCAGGTGTTTGTGCAGGTGAAGGAGCTATACAGAGGCCTGAACCCTGCCACCCTGTCCGGCTGTATTGATGTCATTGTGGTGCGTCAGTCTGATGGCTCTCTGCAGTGCTCCCCTTTCCACGTCCGGTTTGGCAAGATGGGCGTGCTGCGCTCCCGGGAGAAAGTG GTTGACATTGAGATAAATGGCGAGCCGGTCAGTTTACAAATGAAACTGGGTGAGAATGGCGAGGCATTCTTTGTTAAAGAAACAGAAAGTAATGAG GAGATGGTGCCATCCCACTTGGCTACCTCACCTATAATTTCAGAAGGCTCTGCCTTGATGCAGGCCCAAATGGGAAAAGGCACGTGCCGACGACTGTCTGAGTCTGGATCCGGAACCTCCATTCAAACCCTGGGTCCCGGACAGGCCTCTGGTGACAGTTCAATGATGAAGAAAAGGAGAAAGAGGAGAAGGAAATCTAAAATGGACAGCATGAAGCGAGAGGATAATGGGGAATTCTCAGAAGATGATGACATGTTTCAGATAGACTTGAGCTCTGAAGATGAGACAAAGAATACAGGAAGCAG AGCGATGTCACACCAGCTGTTTGCTGAGCAGGTGAAAGGAAGCTCCAGTAGCACCACATACACAACAGAAGGAAACTGGAGTGGTGTTCAAAG AACAGGGATGGAAAAGACTTGCTGTTTACCCATTCCCATTAAAACAGGATTATCCATCTCCTGTCCTCAACAAACAGCCATGTTCCAGTCCACAAACAG TCCAAATGGCTCTTTGCCTTCTACACCAAAGAGTGACTCAGAATTGCTGAAGAATGAGGGCAAACCAGACAACCCAGAGATGTTGTGGACATGGGGAGAGCTGCCTCAtgctgctaag CCATCATTTCTGCAGGCCGTGCCAGAGCCTGTGGTGGTGGCTCCAGGGTCAATTCCACCATCTGACAGCACACACTTCAGAGCCATCACTCGGGGTGGGATGATGAAGTCTCAGGACAATGTTCTCCATGAGTTTGTACCAGATCTCAGGGCTGTAGAGGCGGCATGTGGACCTTCTGTAGAGGTGGCGGCCATCAGTGCAGCCGCCCATCTCATAACAGACTTAGAGGAGGGCCGTCATAGTCCTGGAGCTCACGGCATTAGCAAGACTGACTCTCCATCCAAGAGAAAAG ACAAAAGGAGCCGGCACCTCGGATCAGATggtgtgtacctggatgacatcaCAGGGCTAGAGCCTGATGTGGCTGCCCTTTACTTTCCAAAGAG TGACGGAGCAGCTTTACTAAGGGGCGGGGCAGATTTGAGAAGTGCCAATCAGTCTCCTCAGTCAGTGGGCAGCAGTGGAATGGACAGCGGAGTGGACAGCTTTTCCGACCAGTTAGGAGACCTGCCTCATATCGCCATCTCTCTGTGCGGAGGGCTGACTGAGAACAGCGAGATCACTAGAG AGGAATTTGAGGAACGGGCTGTATCTTATCAGGAGTTTACAGATAATCCATCCATTATTGATGATCCCAACCTGGTTGTAAAGATCGGAACCAA gtattaTAACTGGAGCACAGCGGCTCCTATGGTTCTGGCTATGCAGGTTTTCCAAAAGCCCTTGCCAAAG GCTACGGTGGAGAACATCATGAAGGAGAAGATGCCCAAGAAAGGAGGACGCTGGTGGTTCTCGTGGCGGGGCAGAAACAGCAACTCCAAGTCG GAGTCTGCATCAGACCAGATTGAATGTAGAGATCATTCTGAAAGAACAGACTCTGTGGGCAG GTTAAAGGACGACTCATCATCCAGTGATGATGACAGCAGTGGTGCTACGCAGAATTCTGTGCTCAACCAGCCTGAAGCCCTTCAAAGCTCCGGAGGTCACTGCTACAGGAAAACCCTACGTCTGTCCTCAGAACAGCTA GTCAGTCTAAACCTAAAAGATGGCCCAAATGATGTGGTCTTCAGCGTCACCACCCAATACCAGGGCACCTGCCGCTGTGAAGGCACCATTTATCTGTGGAACTGGGATGACAAGATAGTCATTTCGGATATTGATGGCACCATCACAAG ATCTGACACCCTGGGACACATTTTGCCAACTCTGGGAAAAGACTGGACCCATCAAGGCATTGCTCGATTATATCACAGAGTCAGCCA GAATGGCTACAAGTTTATGTACTGTTCGGCTCGGGCGATTGGAATGGCTGACATGACGAGGGGTTACCTGCACTGGGTGAATGAAAGAGGCACCATGCTTCCTATGGGACCTGTCCTGCTCAGTCCCAGTAGTCTGTTCTCTGCATTTCACAG GGAGGTGATTGAGAAGAAGCCAGAGAAGTTTAAAATTGAGTGTCTGACGGACATAAAAAATTTGTTCCTTCCAAACACAGAACCCTTTTATGCTGCTTTTGGAAACAGGGCAACG GAtgtttattcatataaagaGGTGGGAGTGCCTTTGAATAGAATATTCACAGTGAATCCTAAGGGAGAGCTCGTCCAGGAACACGCAAAGACCAACATATCATC GTATGGACGTCTGTGTGAAGTTGCGGATCATGTTTTTCCTCCTCTAACCAGGGGGAACCCCACAGACTTCCCTTGTTCAGACACCTTCAGCCAGTTTACCTTCTGGAGGGAGCAGATACCAGAGGTAGACAAGCAGGATCAACAGGTCGAGAGCAGTTAA
- the lpin1a gene encoding phosphatidate phosphatase LPIN1 isoform X1, producing MNYVGQLAGQVFVQVKELYRGLNPATLSGCIDVIVVRQSDGSLQCSPFHVRFGKMGVLRSREKVVDIEINGEPVSLQMKLGENGEAFFVKETESNEEMVPSHLATSPIISEGSALMQAQMGKGTCRRLSESGSGTSIQTLGPGQASGDSSMMKKRRKRRRKSKMDSMKREDNGEFSEDDDMFQIDLSSEDETKNTGSRAMSHQLFAEQVKGSSSSTTYTTEGNWSGVQRTGMEKTCCLPIPIKTGLSISCPQQTAMFQSTNSSPNGSLPSTPKSDSELLKNEGKPDNPEMLWTWGELPHAAKPSFLQAVPEPVVVAPGSIPPSDSTHFRAITRGGMMKSQDNVLHEFVPDLRAVEAACGPSVEVAAISAAAHLITDLEEGRHSPGAHGISKTDSPSKRKDKRSRHLGSDGVYLDDITGLEPDVAALYFPKSDGAALLRGGADLRSANQSPQSVGSSGMDSGVDSFSDQLGDLPHIAISLCGGLTENSEITREEFEERAVSYQEFTDNPSIIDDPNLVVKIGTKYYNWSTAAPMVLAMQVFQKPLPKATVENIMKEKMPKKGGRWWFSWRGRNSNSKSESASDQIECRDHSERTDSVGRLKDDSSSSDDDSSGATQNSVLNQPEALQSSGGHCYRKTLRLSSEQLVSLNLKDGPNDVVFSVTTQYQGTCRCEGTIYLWNWDDKIVISDIDGTITRSDTLGHILPTLGKDWTHQGIARLYHRVSQNGYKFMYCSARAIGMADMTRGYLHWVNERGTMLPMGPVLLSPSSLFSAFHREVIEKKPEKFKIECLTDIKNLFLPNTEPFYAAFGNRATDVYSYKEVGVPLNRIFTVNPKGELVQEHAKTNISSYGRLCEVADHVFPPLTRGNPTDFPCSDTFSQFTFWREQIPEVDKQDQQVESS from the exons ATGAACTACGTGGGTCAGCTTGCCGGCCAGGTGTTTGTGCAGGTGAAGGAGCTATACAGAGGCCTGAACCCTGCCACCCTGTCCGGCTGTATTGATGTCATTGTGGTGCGTCAGTCTGATGGCTCTCTGCAGTGCTCCCCTTTCCACGTCCGGTTTGGCAAGATGGGCGTGCTGCGCTCCCGGGAGAAAGTG GTTGACATTGAGATAAATGGCGAGCCGGTCAGTTTACAAATGAAACTGGGTGAGAATGGCGAGGCATTCTTTGTTAAAGAAACAGAAAGTAATGAG GAGATGGTGCCATCCCACTTGGCTACCTCACCTATAATTTCAGAAGGCTCTGCCTTGATGCAGGCCCAAATGGGAAAAGGCACGTGCCGACGACTGTCTGAGTCTGGATCCGGAACCTCCATTCAAACCCTGGGTCCCGGACAGGCCTCTGGTGACAGTTCAATGATGAAGAAAAGGAGAAAGAGGAGAAGGAAATCTAAAATGGACAGCATGAAGCGAGAGGATAATGGGGAATTCTCAGAAGATGATGACATGTTTCAGATAGACTTGAGCTCTGAAGATGAGACAAAGAATACAGGAAGCAG AGCGATGTCACACCAGCTGTTTGCTGAGCAGGTGAAAGGAAGCTCCAGTAGCACCACATACACAACAGAAGGAAACTGGAGTGGTGTTCAAAG AACAGGGATGGAAAAGACTTGCTGTTTACCCATTCCCATTAAAACAGGATTATCCATCTCCTGTCCTCAACAAACAGCCATGTTCCAGTCCACAAACAG CAGTCCAAATGGCTCTTTGCCTTCTACACCAAAGAGTGACTCAGAATTGCTGAAGAATGAGGGCAAACCAGACAACCCAGAGATGTTGTGGACATGGGGAGAGCTGCCTCAtgctgctaag CCATCATTTCTGCAGGCCGTGCCAGAGCCTGTGGTGGTGGCTCCAGGGTCAATTCCACCATCTGACAGCACACACTTCAGAGCCATCACTCGGGGTGGGATGATGAAGTCTCAGGACAATGTTCTCCATGAGTTTGTACCAGATCTCAGGGCTGTAGAGGCGGCATGTGGACCTTCTGTAGAGGTGGCGGCCATCAGTGCAGCCGCCCATCTCATAACAGACTTAGAGGAGGGCCGTCATAGTCCTGGAGCTCACGGCATTAGCAAGACTGACTCTCCATCCAAGAGAAAAG ACAAAAGGAGCCGGCACCTCGGATCAGATggtgtgtacctggatgacatcaCAGGGCTAGAGCCTGATGTGGCTGCCCTTTACTTTCCAAAGAG TGACGGAGCAGCTTTACTAAGGGGCGGGGCAGATTTGAGAAGTGCCAATCAGTCTCCTCAGTCAGTGGGCAGCAGTGGAATGGACAGCGGAGTGGACAGCTTTTCCGACCAGTTAGGAGACCTGCCTCATATCGCCATCTCTCTGTGCGGAGGGCTGACTGAGAACAGCGAGATCACTAGAG AGGAATTTGAGGAACGGGCTGTATCTTATCAGGAGTTTACAGATAATCCATCCATTATTGATGATCCCAACCTGGTTGTAAAGATCGGAACCAA gtattaTAACTGGAGCACAGCGGCTCCTATGGTTCTGGCTATGCAGGTTTTCCAAAAGCCCTTGCCAAAG GCTACGGTGGAGAACATCATGAAGGAGAAGATGCCCAAGAAAGGAGGACGCTGGTGGTTCTCGTGGCGGGGCAGAAACAGCAACTCCAAGTCG GAGTCTGCATCAGACCAGATTGAATGTAGAGATCATTCTGAAAGAACAGACTCTGTGGGCAG GTTAAAGGACGACTCATCATCCAGTGATGATGACAGCAGTGGTGCTACGCAGAATTCTGTGCTCAACCAGCCTGAAGCCCTTCAAAGCTCCGGAGGTCACTGCTACAGGAAAACCCTACGTCTGTCCTCAGAACAGCTA GTCAGTCTAAACCTAAAAGATGGCCCAAATGATGTGGTCTTCAGCGTCACCACCCAATACCAGGGCACCTGCCGCTGTGAAGGCACCATTTATCTGTGGAACTGGGATGACAAGATAGTCATTTCGGATATTGATGGCACCATCACAAG ATCTGACACCCTGGGACACATTTTGCCAACTCTGGGAAAAGACTGGACCCATCAAGGCATTGCTCGATTATATCACAGAGTCAGCCA GAATGGCTACAAGTTTATGTACTGTTCGGCTCGGGCGATTGGAATGGCTGACATGACGAGGGGTTACCTGCACTGGGTGAATGAAAGAGGCACCATGCTTCCTATGGGACCTGTCCTGCTCAGTCCCAGTAGTCTGTTCTCTGCATTTCACAG GGAGGTGATTGAGAAGAAGCCAGAGAAGTTTAAAATTGAGTGTCTGACGGACATAAAAAATTTGTTCCTTCCAAACACAGAACCCTTTTATGCTGCTTTTGGAAACAGGGCAACG GAtgtttattcatataaagaGGTGGGAGTGCCTTTGAATAGAATATTCACAGTGAATCCTAAGGGAGAGCTCGTCCAGGAACACGCAAAGACCAACATATCATC GTATGGACGTCTGTGTGAAGTTGCGGATCATGTTTTTCCTCCTCTAACCAGGGGGAACCCCACAGACTTCCCTTGTTCAGACACCTTCAGCCAGTTTACCTTCTGGAGGGAGCAGATACCAGAGGTAGACAAGCAGGATCAACAGGTCGAGAGCAGTTAA